One genomic segment of Helianthus annuus cultivar XRQ/B chromosome 14, HanXRQr2.0-SUNRISE, whole genome shotgun sequence includes these proteins:
- the LOC110906440 gene encoding uncharacterized protein LOC110906440 gives MADDDQPKPNEPIDTSSPLYLHPSDYPRQMQVNDTLTDSNFNDWVQEMSNFLFAKNKIGFVDGSIRKPEHTSKEYMPWMRCDAMVKGWLTTAMDKEIRASVKYANTASEIWGDLKERFGKESAPRAYELKRSLHITRQDGGTVSAYYTRLRKIWDEINVVLPTPYCTCNGCKCDLGRKQVQNKEKERLYEFLMGLDDDFGVIRTQILAMKPTPSLNNAYHMVAEDEQQRNMTGKRQHLKQ, from the coding sequence ATGGCGGACGATGATCAACCCAAACCAAATGAGCCGATCGACACTAGCTCGCCCCTATACCTTCACCCTTCGGATTATCCGAGACAAATGCAGGTTAACGATACTCTAACCGATAGCAACTTCAATGATTGGGTACAGGAGATGTCGAATTTTCTGTTCGCCAAAAATAAAATAGGTTTTGTAGATGGGAGCATTCGAAAACCGGAGCATACGAGCAAAGAATACATGCCATGGATGCGCTGTGATGCGATGGTGAAGGGCTGGCTGACCACGGCGATGGATAAGGAGATACGAGCAAGTGTTAAATATGCAAATACGGCTTCTGAGATCTGGGGTGACTTGAAGGAACGCTTTGGCAAAGAAAGTGCACCAAGAGCGTATGAGTTAAAACGATCGCTGCACATTACACGTCAAGATGGAGGTACAGTTTCAGCTTACTATACACGATTGAGAAAGATTTGGGACGAAATCAACGTTGTATTGCCGACACCGTACTGCACCTGTAATGGATGTAAATGCGATTTAGGAAGGAAGCAAGTgcaaaataaagaaaaagaaagattatATGAGTTTTTGATGGGGTTGGATGATGATTTTGGTGTCATTAGAACTCAAATACTTGCAATGAAACCAACCCCATCCTTAAACAATGCATACCACATGGTCGCGGAAGACGAGCAACAGCGGAATATGACGGGAAAAAGGCAACATTTGAAGCAGTAG